A region from the Pseudonocardia petroleophila genome encodes:
- a CDS encoding amidase family protein, with translation MRRLVAEGAVVLGATSTPRGTTHQTWGHTDRGPTRNPWRPDLSPGGSSAGSAAAVAAGVVALATGTDGAGSSRIPAAWCGIFGYKPTTALAVPTGPAVPAVPAPLARDPRDLRLWADVVLGDLPPVGEAGTAVWAPDLGYAAHELDPEVVAVAHAAAQRLADRVGLRWTNPTVELLDPAIAWTALRDPAATVADRRAAAAVRAHNDDRLAELFTRADLLLTPTTPAGPHGHAGPGPRMSVALTWVFNLSGHPALSIPAGTTADGVPVGLQVVARPGADRALLDLAAACPAAAPAPSRPARRYP, from the coding sequence GTGCGGCGGCTCGTCGCCGAGGGCGCGGTCGTCCTCGGCGCCACGTCCACCCCCCGCGGTACGACCCATCAGACCTGGGGCCACACCGACCGGGGCCCGACCCGGAACCCGTGGCGGCCCGATCTGTCCCCGGGTGGCTCGTCGGCCGGGTCCGCGGCCGCCGTCGCCGCCGGTGTGGTGGCGCTGGCCACCGGAACCGACGGGGCCGGGTCGTCCCGGATCCCGGCGGCCTGGTGCGGGATCTTCGGCTACAAGCCGACCACCGCCCTCGCTGTCCCGACCGGACCCGCCGTGCCCGCCGTCCCGGCCCCGCTCGCTCGCGACCCGCGCGACCTGCGGCTGTGGGCCGACGTCGTGCTCGGCGACCTCCCACCCGTGGGTGAGGCCGGGACCGCGGTCTGGGCACCCGATCTGGGCTATGCCGCGCACGAACTCGACCCCGAGGTCGTCGCGGTCGCCCACGCCGCCGCGCAGCGGCTGGCCGACCGCGTGGGGCTGCGCTGGACCAACCCCACCGTCGAGCTGCTCGACCCCGCCATCGCCTGGACCGCGCTGCGCGACCCGGCGGCCACCGTCGCCGACCGGCGCGCTGCCGCCGCCGTCCGCGCCCACAACGACGACCGGCTCGCTGAGCTGTTCACCCGCGCCGATCTGCTGCTCACCCCGACCACCCCGGCTGGCCCGCACGGCCATGCGGGACCCGGGCCGCGGATGAGCGTCGCCCTGACCTGGGTGTTCAACCTGTCCGGGCACCCGGCACTCAGCATCCCCGCCGGCACCACCGCCGACGGTGTCCCGGTCGGGCTGCAGGTCGTCGCCCGCCCGGGCGCCGACCGCGCCCTGCTCGACCTGGCCGCCGCCTGCCCGGCGGCGGCCCCGGCACCCAGCCGACCGGCCCGGAGGTACCCGTGA